Sequence from the Candidatus Delongbacteria bacterium genome:
TGACAAGGCGGGCGGCATGCTGCGACCCGGGATCGACCAGCTGCCCGGCACACTTCAGGACTGGTTCTGCCTGCAAGGTGGCTTCGCGCTGTGTGGCACAGAGGCTGGTCTGGCGCTGAGCATGCCCGACTCGCCCTTGCTGCAGACCGGACCGCTGGAGTACGGCGAGCGGCGTCTGCATGACCCTGCGGCACCCACTCCGCCAACCGAATTGCACGCCTGGCTGATGAGCAATTACTGGGAAACCAATTTCAACGCCGATCTGGGAGGCTTCCATGGCTTCCGCTTCGTGCTGGGTTGGGGAGCGGGCTTGACGACACCAGTCCAGGCTCAGCAGGAATTGCGCAAGCTGGACCAGGAGCTTGCCATGCTGCGCCATTCGGCTGGGCCGAACTGAGAGATCTTCAATAGCGGTGCAATGTTTGACCGAACCGGAACTTTGGCACTCCTGAGGCCGTAAACGGGAACCGACCCGCCGGAGCACACACCCACCGCGGCCTGGCTCCACCCTTCGACTCCGCAACTCCAGCTCACGGGAGAGACCATCATGCAGGAATTCCTCGACAGGCTGCTGGCCGGGATTCGCGGCTCGCAGATGCTGCGCCTTCTGGTGCTGTGCTTCTGGGTGCTGCTGCTCAAGATTCCGGCGGGCATGGTCGAAAGCCTGGTGCACGAACGCCAGCAGCGCCGCGATGAGGCGGTGGCCGAGGTGTCCTCGAAGTGGGGCCAGACGCAGGCCATCGACGGCCCCGCGCTGGTGATTCCCTTCACGCGCAACTGGACCGAAACTCTCACCGACGGCAGGCAGGTCGTCCGCACGGCAACCTCCCGGGCCGTGTTTCTGCCCGAGAGCCTGCGGGTGACAGGGCGCATCGACTCCCGCGAACGCAATCGGGGCATCTTCTCCGTACCGGTCTACACGCTGGACCTGCTGCTGGAGGGGGAGTTCGCCCGGCCCGATTTCTCGCTGCTGGGGGCTGAACCCGCATCCATCGACTGGGAACATGCCCAGTTGGCGGTGGGCATTGCCGATGTGCGTGCGATCCAGGAAGAGTCGCGCGTGATCTGGAACGGCCAGTCCCTGCCTCTGCTGCCCGGCACGGGAGATTTCAAGGCCGCAGCGGGTGGCGTGCATGCCCTGGCAGCGGTGAACCCGGAGCAGGAGAGCATTTCCTTCCGTGTGCCACTGCTGCTCAACGGCAGCCAGAGTGCCTGGCTCACTCCTTCCGGCAAGACCACGCGTGTGACGCTGGAGTCCAACCACCCCGATCCCGGTTTCCAGGGCAACTGGCTGCCCACGTCACACAGCGAGGGACCCGAAGGCTTCACGGCCGACTGGACCATTTCCTGGCTGGGGCGCAACTATCCCCAGGCCTGGCAGAACAACGAGGTCAGCGCCACGCAGCTGGAGCAGTCGCGCTTTGGAGTACAGTTGGTCAATCCGGTGGACCAGTACCGCATGGCCGGGCGCAGCGTGAAGTATTCGGACCTGTTCATTCTGCTGACCTTCGCCTCGATCTGGCTGATGGAAGTCCTGGGACGGATCCGCGTGCACGGCATCCAGTACCTGCTGCTGGGTGCGGCACTGTGTCTGTTCTACTTGCTGGAGCTGGCGTTGTCGGAGCACCTGGGGTTCCCTCTGTCTTACCTGCTGGCCAGCCTGTCCATCCTGGGAATGGTCGGCGGGTATGCGCTGGTCATGTTGCGCAGTCCCGGACGCGCCGGATTGCTGACCGCGGGCGTGGCCCTGCTATATGCCTACCTGTATGTGGTGCTGGGCAACGAGGACTCGGCCCTGCTGGTCGGCTCCATCGGGCTGTTTCTGGTGCTGGGGCTGGTCATGGTCACCACCCGTCGGGTCGACTGGTCCCGGGGTGCGGCCGCGCCACCGGCAGGACCGCCGCGCTGAGCGGGCCACTTCGGATCCAAAGGTGAGGGACTGCCCAAAAGCCCTCGCATCGTGCGATATTCACGGGCGATTCATCCTGTTCAACGCCCTTCGGCTTCTGACGAAGGAACCGGAGGAGCTGCTCCGTGAGATATGAACCTCCCCCTGCGGGACTCTGCCTGACCCTGCTGCTGCTCAGCGGCTCGGTCGCGCCTCTGTTTGCCGGATTCCCCGTTCCCGCCATCGAGTTCTCCCCGCGCGAATACCCTTGTCACTATACTAGTCAGGCGCCCGTGATCGACGGACGACTGGAGTCGCCGCTCTGGGACCAGGCGCCCTGGAGCGAGGACTTCGTCGAGATCCGCAGCAACGAGCTGGCTCCCGCTCCTCGCCAGCGGACCCGGGCCCGCCTGCTCTGGGACGAGGAGTTCCTCTTCGTGGCCGCCGAGCTGGAGGAGTCGGACCTCTGGGGCACCCTCGAGCAGCGCGACGCGGTGATCTACCACGACAATGATTTCGAACTCTTCCTGGACCCGGACGGCGACGCCCACTCCTATTACGAGCTGGAGATCAACGCCCTGGGCACGGTCTGGGACCTGCTGCTGCTCTGGCCCTACCGCGACGGCAACTCCGCCGTCAACGCCTGGGACATTGCCGGGCTGCAGAGCGCCGTCTCCCTGAATGGCACGCTCAATGATCCCAGTGACACGGACACGGGCTGGAGCGTGGAGCTGGCGCTGCCCTGGAGCGTGCTGGCCGAACGGGCCAACCGCCAGGTGCCACCCACGGAAGGCGATGTCTGGCGGCTGAACTTCTCGCGCGTGCAGTGGCACCTGGACGTGGTGGACGGCCAGTACCGGAAACGCCTTGATCACGAGGGAAATCCCCTGCCCGAAGACAACTGGGTCTGGTCGGCCCAGGGCCTTGTCGCCATGCACTACCCCGAACGCTGGGGCTACCTGCACTTTCTCGAAGCGCCCGAAGCCCGGCTCAAACCGGTGGCCGACAGCCCGGGCGAACGCGCCGTGGCCTGGCTCTGGGAACTGTATTACCGCCAGATGGAGGCGCGAGAGTCCCAGGGACGCTGGATCACCGATCCCGAGCGCTTGCTGGGCGGACTTGAGAGGCCTGCCGGATTCCAGTGGCCGCCCGAGCTGTCTCTGGGCGAGCGCCGCTGGCAGGTGGTGCTGCAGCCCGTGGGCGGTGATGGCGAGCTCTCGATTGACGAAACCGGTCGCCTGCAGCGGCCTCCGCTGCGGGAGGAGGAATGAACCTTCATCTGATTGACTGGCTGATCGTGCTGGCCGTGTTCCTGCTGATGGTGGGCAGTGTGCAGCTCAGCCGCCTGCACATGAAGAGCGTGGCCGACTTTCTGGCGGCCGGGCGCACGGCGGGACGCTACATCATCGCGCTCAGCTCGGGCATCGCGGGGCTGGGGGCGATCACGGTGGTGAACCAGATGGAGATGAACTACGTCGCGGGCTTCACCCAGACCTGGTGGGGCTTCACCATGGGCGTGGTGATGCTCGTGCTCACGGTGTCCGGCTGGGTCAACTACCGCTTCCGTGAAACACGCGCGCTCACGCTCTCGCAGTTCTTCGAGATGCGCTACAGCCGCAACTTCCGCGTGTTCGCCGGTTTCATCGCCTTCATGGCCGGGCTGATCAACTTCGGCATTTTCCCCGCCGTTGGCGCGCGCTTCTTCATTCACTACTGCGGCCTGCCCCTGCATTTCGAGCTGCTGGGGCTGAACTTCAGCACCTACGCCGTGGTGATGGCCCTGCTGCTGATCGTGGCGCTGTATTTCGTCTTCACGGGCGGGCAGGTGGCCATCGTGATCAGCGACTTCATCCAGGGCGTGTTCATCAACACGGTCTTCGTGGCCCTGCTGCTCTTCGTGCTGCTGAAGGTCGACTGGAGCCACATCTCCGAAGCGATGGCGATGGCCCCGGTGGACGCCTCGAAGATCAATCCCTTCAAGACCGGCCACATGGACGACTTCAACCTCTGGTACTTCCTGATCGGAGTCTTTGGCGTGATCTACGGCGCCATGTCCTGGCAGGGTACCCAGGGCTACAACTCGAGCGCGCGCAGTGCGCACGAGGCCAAGATGGGCGGGGTGCTGGGCACTTGGCGCGGCATGGGGCAGGTGACCGCGCTGCTGCTGATTCCCATCGTGGCGTACACGGTCATGCATCATGGCGCCTATACGGGCATTCAGGACAGCGTGAACGCCGTGCTGGCCACGGTCAGCGAGGGCGCCGAGCGCAGCCAGCTGACCGTGCCGCTTGTGCTGGTGAACCTGCTGCCGGTGGGCCTGCTGGGAGCCTTTGCCGCCCTGATGCTGGGCGCCTGCCTGACCACGCTGGACACCTACCTGCACTCCTGGGGCAGCATTCTGGTGCAGGACGTGATTCTGCCGCTGCGCAAGAACCCCGTTCCCATGGGCACCCGCCAGCATCTGTGGTTGCTGCGGCTCTCGATTCTGGGTGTGGCGATCTTCATCTACTTCTTCAGCCTCTGGTTCAAGCCCAACGAGTACATCGCGATGTTCTTCGCCATCACCGGGGCCATCTTCGCTGGCGGTTCGGGCGCGGTGATCATCGGTGGGCTCTACTGGAAACGCGGCACGGCGGCGGGCGCCTGGAGCGCCATGCTCACCGGCAGCGGCATCGCCGTGGGCGGCATCGTGATCCGTCAGCTCAACCCGGACTTCTTCCTCAACGGCCAGCAGTTCTGGATGCTGGCCATGCTCTGTTCCTCGGCGCTCTACATCGGTGTGTCGCTGCTGGGCCGGGGCGAGCCCTGCGACCTGGACAAGCTGCTGCACCGCGGGCGCTGGGAGATTCCCGGTGAAAAGGAAGTGGTCAATCCGCTGGCCACCCGCCTTTCGAAGCTCTTCGGCATGGGGGTGGAGTTCTCGAAGCGCGACCGCTTTCTGATCATGCTTACCTATGCCTGGACCCTGCTCTGGGGGCTGATCTTCGGGGTGGGCACGGTCTGGAATCTGACCCACGAGGTCAGCGATTCCTCCTGGATGAGCTTCTGGCGCGGTTACACCTGGCTCTATCTGGCGGTTTCGGTGGCCGTACTGATCTGGTTCACCATGGGCGGCGCCCGGGACCTGCGCGACATGATTGCACGACTCAAGACATTGAACCGGGATTCCGGCGACGACGGTAGTGTCCGTCACACAGAACAAGGAGCGCCTCCATCATGAGCGATGGCAGCGAGCGCGTGACCGCCTGGATCGTCTCCCACACCCATTGGGACCGCGAGTGGTATCTGAGTTATGGGCGCTTCAGGGTGGATCTGGCCCGCATGGTGCATGCGCTGCTGGACCGGCTGGAGCACGACCCCGAGTTCAAGCATTTCGTGCTGGACGGGCAGGCCCTGCTGCTGCGCGACCACCTGCAGTTCTACCCGGAGGACCGCGCGCGCATCCGGCGGCTGGTCAAGGAAGGCTGGCTCTCGCTGGGGCCGTGGTACATCCTGCCCGACGAGTTTCTGGTCAGCGGCGAAGCCACCGTGCGCAACCTGCTGGCGGGGCACCAGCTCTGCCGCGAGCTGGGCGGCGAGGTGAAGGTGGGCTACATGCCCGACTCCTTCGGCCATCTGGCCCAGATTCCCCAGCTGCTTCGCGGGGTGGGCATCGACAACTTCATCTACACCCGCGGCAACGGCGACGAACTGGAAGAGCTTGGCAGCGATTATCTCTGGCGGGCTCCCGATGGCAGCGAAGTGCTGGCCTGCTGCCAGGTGGATGGCTATTGCAACGCGGGTGGCCTGGGCTACGACGAGATCTGGGAAGCCCACACCCGGCGCAACGTGCACACCGACAAGGCCGTCGAGCGTGTTGGCAAGCTGCTGGAAAAGTTGACGGCGCGCAGCAATTCGCCCGTGCTGCTGATCAACAACGGCTGCGACCACTTTCCGGCCCAGAAGGACTTTCACCAGATCATCACGGCCCTGCGCGAGGCCTTTCCCGAGATCAACTTCCAGCACGGCAGCCACCGGCGCTATCTGGACGGCCTGCGCAAGGCCGACGTGCAGCGCAAGGTCTTCCGTGGCGAACTGCTGGGCGGACGCTACAACTTCATCCTCTCCGGCGTGTGGAGCGCGCGTCTGTATCTCAAGCAGTGGAACGAGCGCGCCCAGACCCTGCTGGAAAGCCGGCTGGAACCGCTGGCCGCGGCGGCGCACTTCCTGCACGGGGTGGAGTATCCCACGGGCATGCTGCGCTGGGCCTGGAGCCGCCTGATGGAGAACCATCCGCACGATTCCATCTGCGGTTGCAGCATCGACACGGTACACACCGAAATGGTGGCACGCTTTTCCGAAGTGGTCGAAAGTGCCGAGCAGCAGCTGCATCGCTCGCTGCGTGACCTGTTGCCTTTCTTCGCCCCGGAGAAGGCCCAGGACACGGATACGGCGCTGGCCGTGTTCAACAGCCTGCCCTGGCGGCGCAGCCAGGTTGTGAGCCGGCTGGTGATCCTGCTGCCCGGCCAGCCGCATATCGAGACCATGGATCTGGTGGACGAGGACGGCGTCAGCGTGCCCTTCGAGCTGGTGGAGCGCCACTGGCTCGAGCGTTTCTGGGCCATTGACTATCGTGCCCAGCTGGATCTTGACTCACAACTGCTTCAGCGTGATACCTACCTGGACAGGATGGGTGACCGCATCCGTCGCACCGACGCGCCCGAGGATGGCGCCGATCAGTTCGCCGTGATCCGCTTCCTCGCCGACGATGTGCCGGGGCTGGGACATCGCCGTTACTTCCTCAAGGAAAAGGCCGAGCCCTCACTGGCCGTGGCCCCCGCACCCCGGAATCCGGTCGTGGCCGATGGCAACACCCTCAGCAACGGATTGGTACGGGTCCAGCTGGCCGCGGACGGCACCTTCCTGCTGGAAGATCTGCGCAATGGCCGGCGTTACCCTGGTCAGAATCTGCTGGAAGACATCGAAGACGCCGGCGACGAGTACGACTACAGCCCGGCCGCCACCAGCACCCGGATCACCAGCGCCGGAGTCGCAGGCCATGTGAGCCTGCTTCAGGATGGTGGCCTGGCGGGTGTGCTTGAGGCGCGTTTCGAACTGGAACTGCCGCGTGCGCTCGGTGAAGACCGCCAGGCACGCTGCACCGAAACCCTGGCCTGCCCGGTGCGGGTACTGCTGCGCCTGGACGCCGACAGCCCCCTGGTGCAGGTTGAGACACGCTTTGACAACCGGGTTGAAGACCACCGACTGCGCGCACTCTTCCCCTCGGACCTGGACTGTACCCGCATCCTCTCCGATGGGCAGTTCGTGGTCAACGACCGCCCGGTGACCCCGCCGGAAGGCAAGGACTGGGCCCAGCCGCCCACGGGCACGGTGCCCCAGCAGGACTTCAGCCTGCTGCAGCAGGGCGGGCAGGGGCTGGTGGTCTTCAATCAGGGTCTACCGGAGATGGCCGCCCTGCAGGAGGAACACGGCACGACCATGGCCCTGACCCTGCTGCGCGCCGTGGGTTGGCTGTCACGCGACGACTTTCCCACCCGCAACCACTGCAATGCGGGCCCGACCCTGCACACACCGGATGCCCAGTGCCCGGGAGAGCACACGCTGCGTTACGCCGTGCAGCCTCTGGTTGGCGACTGGCGCAAGGCGAAACTCAAGCGTACCTCGCTGGGCTGGCGTGCTCCGCTGATGCTGCGTCAGGGTGTGGCCGAGGGCAGTGTCGCGGGAGGACAAGGCCTGCTGGAGCTGGAAGGTCCGGAAATCGTGATCAGCGCCGTCAAGCGCCACGAGGAGCGTGATTCGCTGGTGATCCGCGTCTACAATCAGTCCGACGATCCGCGCCCGGCCCAGTTGCGTCTGGGCGTGACCGCCAGCGTCGCCTGGCGCCTGAACCTGCTGGAGGAGCGCATGGTCGAGCTTGAAATGACCGACCCCCGCTGCCTGAGCCTGCTTCTGCGCGGCCACGAGATCACCACCGTCGAAATCGAGCTGCCATGACAGAGTGCATCCTGTGATGCAGCGGCCGTTGCGACCCGGCAGTCAGCCGGGCCGCGGTTCCGTCGTGCCGTGGACCCGGGTGGGATCTTCACTTGAGCAGGGTCATCCGCAGCGATGAATGGCCCGATGGGGTTTCCAGCAGGCAGAGATATGTGCCACTGGGCAGGGCGGAAGCATCAAAGCGCAGACTGTGTGCGCCCGGGGCCTGCGGGCCGTCCAGCAAACTGCTCACCAGCCGACCCCGCAGGTCGAAGATGCGCAGTGATGCATGCTGTGCGTCCTCGAGGGAGAAATGGATCAGCGTGGCGGGATTGAACGGGTTGGGCGTGTTCGCCCTAAGCCCGAAGTCCGAGGGCAGGCGGGTCTCCCCGGGAATCAAGCCGGTGGTCTGATGGTACTCGAGCACCAGAATGCCGTCCTCCAGATCGGCGACATGGACACGGCCATTGGCGAAGGCAACTTCCACGGCGTAACCCGAGGAATAGTACCCAGCCAGGACGGGTGAGGTCGGGTCGCTGATGTCGATGATGCGAACGCCCTGCTGGTCGTCGGCCATGTAGACCAGATTGTCGCCCAGCGCCAGATCCCAGGGATTGCCGGGAGTGATGTACCAGCCCAGTTCCTGTGGCTGGGCGGGGTCGCTGCCATCCAGAATTCTCAGGCCTCCGTAATGATCGGCCGCGAAGACTCCGCTGTCGTCCGCGACAATGGCGTAAACGGCATTCTGGGACGCATCGAAGCCGACTTCCTGCGGTTCGCTGGGGTCGCTCACATCAATCGCCCGAATGCCTTCGAAACTGTCGGCGACCCAGAGCACGTTTCCATGAACGGCCACGCCGGCCGCGCTGCCCGGAGTATCCAAACCACCCAGAACGGCCGGTGCCTCGGGGTGTGTGACATCCACGATGCGGATGCCGGTCCAGCCGTCCGCCAGATAGGCCCTGCCGTTGCTCACCACCACATCGTTGGTGTTGGTCCCGGATCCCAGACTGCCCACGATCACCGGGTTGGCGGGGTCGTGCAGGTCCACGATGCAGAGGCCGGCAAACCCACAGGCCAGATAGGCCAGTTCTCCCTCCACCGCTATCGCCATGATCGCTCCGGGTGCCTGCAGACTGCTCAGCGATACGGGGCGGGTGGGCGACGAGAAATCGACGATTTCCAGGTCCATGGCTCCCATGAGGACCAACGAGCCCGAGACTGCGATCGCCTGCCCGAGAGTCTCATGACTGCCCACCAGCGTGCAGTTCTCGGATTGCTGTGCCTCACCCGTCTCGGTCCAGAACAGAGACAAGGCGCCAATGACCACGATCAGCAGGCGATTCATGCGAGTTTCCCTTCGGATAGTCCAATTGCCAGCAGGTTAGAACCGTGCTCCCAAGGATGCAAGCGAAGAATGGCAGGCCCGCCCAGACCTCCCCTTGCGTTGTGAGAAAACCCTTGTCTGCGATCGCCCCCGCTGAAGACAGGCAGCCAAGCCCTTGCATGGATGAATACTCACAAGACACGGCGCTTCGCAACGCAGGCGAAGCTACAGTGATGACGTGCCCGCATTCTGGATCGCCGCCCGCCTTGAAAGTTCGGTGACGCTTTCGGGGCGACAGGAGTCCCAATGAGCGTATCACCACTCCATTCTTCTTGACATCGCTCCGAAGGAAAGGCGGCATGCATGCCAATTGAAACGACTCACTTTTCGCTGATCTCCCCAGTAACCGATCAACCGAGGTCTCGGGTGACGCGGTGGTGGACGAAACGGTGGACGAGATGTCGGTCACGGCGGTGATCGTGTTGACGGTCGAAGGAACGGTCCCTTCAACCGTCGCCGTGCTGATCATCCCGACCCACGCCCCAACGGTCCCCGCGTCGGCCGCGGCGGTCGACGCGGATGGAGCAAAAAAGGCCCGGAACACGTCCGGGCCTTGAGGGGTCGAGGATGTCCCGGTCTCAGCGTTTCTTCTTCATGGGCATCGTCGGGCTGGCAGGGACCACGATGGGAGCTCCGTTGTCGAACATGCCTTTGCTGAAGTGCTGCTGCAGTGCCGAGAGCACGTTGAACAGCGTGTAGTACAGGGTCAGGCCGCTGGGGAAGTTGTTGAACAGCATCAGCATGAAGACGGGCATGAAGTACAGCATCATCTTCTGCGTGGGGTCGTTGCCCGTGGCGGTCATCTTCGACATGAAGTACGAGGAGATGGCCATCAGAATCGGCAGCAGACCCACACCGGAGCCGTAGAGCGGCAGGGTGAAGGGCAACCGGAAGATCACATCGGGTGCCGAAAGGTCATTGATCCAGCCGAAGAAACTGGCGCCGCGCAGTTCGAACTCGCTGCGGAACACGAAGAACAGCGCGAAGAACAGGGGCATCTGCAGCAGCATCGGCAGGCAGGAGCCGAAGGGATTGACCTTGTGCTCCTGGTAGAGCTTCATGGTCTCTTCCTGCATCTTCTTGGGGTTGCTCTTGTGCTTGGCCTTGACCTCGTCCAGCAAGGGCTTGATGCGCTGCATTTCCTTCATGCTCTTGTAGCTCTTGTGAGTCAAGGGGAACACGGCCAGTTTCACCAGCACGCTGAAGATGATGATGATGATGCCGTAGTTCTCAATGAATCCGTGCAGAAAGAGGAAGACCCACTTCACCAGCGCGGCGAAGGGACGGATCACGGGCCACATGAAACCCATCACGCCCAGGCTGGTGCGGGTCATGATCGCCTTTTCCAGCGACGGGTCCACCGGATCCATCGCGGGTACGGTGAGCGGACCCAGGAAGAGCAGGAAGCGGTCGTTGATCTCCTCGCTGTTCTGCAGGGGCATTTCCATGGTCCAGGAGTAACCTGGGACATGCTTCGCAGCGCCCGGGTTCAGGCGCTGGGCGAAGACATCCACGGCCGTGGCCGACCGTCCCTGCGGAACCACCGACGCAGCGAAGTACTTGTTGCGAACCGTGATCCAGCCCAGGTTGCCCTTGAAGGACTCGCCCAGGCTTTCCTTCTTCATGCCCAGCGAGAAGTTCTGTACTTCGCTGCCGACCATCACCACCGCTTCGGAGTAGGTGGCGTCCTGCAGGGTGTCCAGCTCGGTGACCTGGAGGGGAATTTCCCAGCCCAGCGTATACGCGGCATTGCGCAGGCGCTCCTTCAGGCCGCCCACGTGCAGGCCCATCTCGATGCCATAGGTCGAGCCATTGAAGGTGAACACCTTCTCCATCACCCGACCTTCGTCGTCCGTGAAGCGGAAGGCCAACTGGGCGGT
This genomic interval carries:
- the creD gene encoding cell envelope integrity protein CreD, which gives rise to MQEFLDRLLAGIRGSQMLRLLVLCFWVLLLKIPAGMVESLVHERQQRRDEAVAEVSSKWGQTQAIDGPALVIPFTRNWTETLTDGRQVVRTATSRAVFLPESLRVTGRIDSRERNRGIFSVPVYTLDLLLEGEFARPDFSLLGAEPASIDWEHAQLAVGIADVRAIQEESRVIWNGQSLPLLPGTGDFKAAAGGVHALAAVNPEQESISFRVPLLLNGSQSAWLTPSGKTTRVTLESNHPDPGFQGNWLPTSHSEGPEGFTADWTISWLGRNYPQAWQNNEVSATQLEQSRFGVQLVNPVDQYRMAGRSVKYSDLFILLTFASIWLMEVLGRIRVHGIQYLLLGAALCLFYLLELALSEHLGFPLSYLLASLSILGMVGGYALVMLRSPGRAGLLTAGVALLYAYLYVVLGNEDSALLVGSIGLFLVLGLVMVTTRRVDWSRGAAAPPAGPPR
- a CDS encoding carbohydrate-binding family 9-like protein, whose product is MRYEPPPAGLCLTLLLLSGSVAPLFAGFPVPAIEFSPREYPCHYTSQAPVIDGRLESPLWDQAPWSEDFVEIRSNELAPAPRQRTRARLLWDEEFLFVAAELEESDLWGTLEQRDAVIYHDNDFELFLDPDGDAHSYYELEINALGTVWDLLLLWPYRDGNSAVNAWDIAGLQSAVSLNGTLNDPSDTDTGWSVELALPWSVLAERANRQVPPTEGDVWRLNFSRVQWHLDVVDGQYRKRLDHEGNPLPEDNWVWSAQGLVAMHYPERWGYLHFLEAPEARLKPVADSPGERAVAWLWELYYRQMEARESQGRWITDPERLLGGLERPAGFQWPPELSLGERRWQVVLQPVGGDGELSIDETGRLQRPPLREEE
- a CDS encoding sodium:solute symporter; translated protein: MNLHLIDWLIVLAVFLLMVGSVQLSRLHMKSVADFLAAGRTAGRYIIALSSGIAGLGAITVVNQMEMNYVAGFTQTWWGFTMGVVMLVLTVSGWVNYRFRETRALTLSQFFEMRYSRNFRVFAGFIAFMAGLINFGIFPAVGARFFIHYCGLPLHFELLGLNFSTYAVVMALLLIVALYFVFTGGQVAIVISDFIQGVFINTVFVALLLFVLLKVDWSHISEAMAMAPVDASKINPFKTGHMDDFNLWYFLIGVFGVIYGAMSWQGTQGYNSSARSAHEAKMGGVLGTWRGMGQVTALLLIPIVAYTVMHHGAYTGIQDSVNAVLATVSEGAERSQLTVPLVLVNLLPVGLLGAFAALMLGACLTTLDTYLHSWGSILVQDVILPLRKNPVPMGTRQHLWLLRLSILGVAIFIYFFSLWFKPNEYIAMFFAITGAIFAGGSGAVIIGGLYWKRGTAAGAWSAMLTGSGIAVGGIVIRQLNPDFFLNGQQFWMLAMLCSSALYIGVSLLGRGEPCDLDKLLHRGRWEIPGEKEVVNPLATRLSKLFGMGVEFSKRDRFLIMLTYAWTLLWGLIFGVGTVWNLTHEVSDSSWMSFWRGYTWLYLAVSVAVLIWFTMGGARDLRDMIARLKTLNRDSGDDGSVRHTEQGAPPS
- a CDS encoding T9SS type A sorting domain-containing protein, which encodes MNRLLIVVIGALSLFWTETGEAQQSENCTLVGSHETLGQAIAVSGSLVLMGAMDLEIVDFSSPTRPVSLSSLQAPGAIMAIAVEGELAYLACGFAGLCIVDLHDPANPVIVGSLGSGTNTNDVVVSNGRAYLADGWTGIRIVDVTHPEAPAVLGGLDTPGSAAGVAVHGNVLWVADSFEGIRAIDVSDPSEPQEVGFDASQNAVYAIVADDSGVFAADHYGGLRILDGSDPAQPQELGWYITPGNPWDLALGDNLVYMADDQQGVRIIDISDPTSPVLAGYYSSGYAVEVAFANGRVHVADLEDGILVLEYHQTTGLIPGETRLPSDFGLRANTPNPFNPATLIHFSLEDAQHASLRIFDLRGRLVSSLLDGPQAPGAHSLRFDASALPSGTYLCLLETPSGHSSLRMTLLK
- the yidC gene encoding membrane protein insertase YidC; translation: MDKRTILAFVLISAVILYMNTSHYRKMAGLPEPGQKRTEQVVEADASSMPATPAEENGILPGDTLRTMAATPVAAPEEAALNTAPVTHLPFEGTPQPERTLTVDTDLYTARFSTRGAQLRSFELKGLKSYYGTSVSLIDGFQSNLNPAFNLDGLNINGAEIDFMPVPDTDLVLTGDETAQLAFRFTDDEGRVMEKVFTFNGSTYGIEMGLHVGGLKERLRNAAYTLGWEIPLQVTELDTLQDATYSEAVVMVGSEVQNFSLGMKKESLGESFKGNLGWITVRNKYFAASVVPQGRSATAVDVFAQRLNPGAAKHVPGYSWTMEMPLQNSEEINDRFLLFLGPLTVPAMDPVDPSLEKAIMTRTSLGVMGFMWPVIRPFAALVKWVFLFLHGFIENYGIIIIIFSVLVKLAVFPLTHKSYKSMKEMQRIKPLLDEVKAKHKSNPKKMQEETMKLYQEHKVNPFGSCLPMLLQMPLFFALFFVFRSEFELRGASFFGWINDLSAPDVIFRLPFTLPLYGSGVGLLPILMAISSYFMSKMTATGNDPTQKMMLYFMPVFMLMLFNNFPSGLTLYYTLFNVLSALQQHFSKGMFDNGAPIVVPASPTMPMKKKR